A genomic window from Thermococcus nautili includes:
- a CDS encoding sulfite exporter TauE/SafE family protein — protein sequence MAFILSVVFSIGGVGSAIAIVPVMGWLGVPLMSAKPTGLFINVLSMLSATVKNLRAKKLDVRFGLPILVTATLASPLGAYSGRFIPHRVVLAVFVAFLLYSGTMMLFFRPKGRERKGNHIVEGSLIGGIAGFLGGLLGVGGGGIISPALILLGYEPKKVASTTALIVFFSSLSGFLTYWKLGALDWELLLWVSVPAILGGWLGTHLMHFKMSSGQVKKVIGAIMYVIALKTLLVALGF from the coding sequence ATAGCCTTCATCCTGAGCGTCGTCTTTTCGATAGGTGGCGTCGGTTCGGCCATAGCCATAGTTCCGGTTATGGGCTGGCTGGGAGTGCCCCTGATGAGTGCCAAGCCGACGGGGCTGTTCATAAACGTCCTCTCGATGCTTTCAGCGACTGTCAAGAACCTGCGGGCGAAAAAGCTCGACGTCCGCTTCGGCCTGCCGATTCTCGTCACCGCGACTCTGGCTTCACCCCTTGGGGCTTACTCCGGGAGGTTCATACCGCACCGCGTCGTTTTAGCTGTCTTCGTGGCTTTCCTCCTCTACTCCGGGACGATGATGCTCTTCTTCAGGCCGAAGGGGAGGGAAAGGAAAGGCAACCACATCGTTGAGGGCTCGCTCATCGGGGGAATCGCGGGCTTCCTCGGCGGTCTCCTCGGCGTCGGCGGAGGCGGGATAATCAGCCCGGCCCTAATCCTCCTCGGCTACGAGCCGAAGAAAGTCGCCAGCACTACTGCTTTAATAGTGTTCTTCTCCTCGCTGAGCGGTTTTCTGACCTACTGGAAGCTCGGAGCCCTTGACTGGGAGTTGCTACTCTGGGTCTCGGTTCCGGCAATACTCGGTGGCTGGCTCGGAACTCACCTGATGCACTTCAAGATGAGCTCGGGGCAGGTAAAAAAGGTGATAGGGGCCATAATGTACGTCATAGCCCTCAAGACGCTCCTCGTCGCGCTGGGCTTCTGA
- the tdt gene encoding TDT family transporter, translating into MGVKDFAPSWFASVMGTGALALVSKAYSSRLSALNGFAEFLVYLNTLLFFVLLVPWTLRWVKYREEVMKDLYHPVLGNFYGTIGVASLVLSADWLFIFGNERLAWTFWLFGVPFVLLFAFLIPYIVFTGEGIDTKNITPAWFIPPVGLIVIPISGAKLMALSSGTVKELMAFINYFAWGAGFFLYLALFAIVLYRFIKHEPMPCGIAPSIWINLGPIGAGTSTLYALMKASDFLKVKEPFLAFGLIFWGFGVWWFVMAVILTLHYIRKLNLPYSLAWWAFIFPFGAYVSATFKVGTTFGINAITDFGFALYWLLLAMWLVTGALTLKNFVFRSPARRGAS; encoded by the coding sequence ATGGGAGTTAAAGACTTCGCCCCGAGCTGGTTTGCGAGCGTAATGGGAACCGGAGCGCTGGCTTTAGTCAGCAAAGCCTACTCATCAAGGCTTTCGGCGTTGAACGGTTTCGCTGAGTTCCTAGTCTACCTCAACACGCTCCTGTTCTTCGTTCTCCTCGTTCCCTGGACTCTGAGGTGGGTAAAGTACCGCGAGGAAGTCATGAAAGACCTCTACCACCCGGTCCTCGGCAACTTCTACGGGACTATCGGCGTCGCCTCGCTCGTCCTCTCGGCAGACTGGCTGTTCATCTTTGGGAATGAAAGGCTCGCCTGGACCTTCTGGCTCTTTGGCGTTCCTTTCGTCCTGCTCTTCGCCTTCCTGATTCCCTACATCGTCTTCACAGGAGAGGGAATAGACACGAAGAACATAACGCCGGCCTGGTTCATTCCTCCGGTTGGACTCATAGTAATCCCCATCAGCGGGGCGAAACTCATGGCGCTCTCCTCGGGAACCGTGAAGGAACTCATGGCCTTCATCAACTACTTCGCCTGGGGCGCGGGCTTCTTCCTCTACTTGGCCCTCTTCGCGATAGTCCTCTACCGCTTCATAAAGCACGAGCCGATGCCCTGTGGAATCGCCCCGTCAATCTGGATTAACCTCGGACCCATCGGAGCGGGAACATCCACGCTCTACGCCCTCATGAAGGCCAGCGACTTCCTAAAGGTGAAGGAGCCTTTCCTGGCCTTCGGGTTAATCTTCTGGGGCTTCGGCGTCTGGTGGTTCGTCATGGCGGTAATACTGACGCTCCACTACATCAGGAAGCTCAACCTGCCCTACAGCCTCGCGTGGTGGGCCTTCATCTTCCCCTTCGGCGCCTACGTCAGCGCGACCTTCAAGGTCGGGACGACCTTCGGAATAAACGCGATAACCGACTTCGGCTTCGCCCTCTACTGGCTCCTGCTGGCGATGTGGCTGGTTACCGGAGCCTTAACGCTGAAGAACTTCGTTTTCAGAAGCCCAGCGCGACGAGGAGCGTCTTGA
- a CDS encoding NifB/NifX family molybdenum-iron cluster-binding protein, producing the protein MALRIAVPLAGDDFESEVSEHFGRTRRFAIVDAENGEIRDVRIVEFPFEEHGPGDIPNFLREQGVEVVLAYGIGRKAIAHFEALGVQVIPGIGGKARKAVEAFLRGTAESDPLWKERISEGREHKT; encoded by the coding sequence ATGGCCTTGAGAATCGCGGTTCCGCTTGCAGGAGACGATTTCGAATCAGAGGTTTCGGAGCACTTTGGAAGGACAAGGCGCTTTGCGATAGTGGACGCCGAGAACGGAGAAATCAGGGATGTCAGAATAGTTGAGTTCCCCTTCGAGGAGCACGGGCCGGGCGACATCCCGAACTTCCTGAGGGAGCAGGGGGTAGAGGTTGTCCTCGCCTACGGGATAGGGAGAAAGGCGATTGCCCACTTCGAGGCCCTCGGCGTTCAGGTGATTCCGGGGATAGGCGGGAAAGCAAGGAAAGCCGTCGAGGCATTTCTCCGCGGGACTGCCGAAAGCGACCCCCTGTGGAAGGAGCGGATAAGTGAAGGCCGGGAGCACAAAACATGA
- a CDS encoding iron ABC transporter substrate-binding protein, translated as MRKALALLVILLVVSVAGCIGTSTSSSTKPTSSSPAVTSSTASPGYITVTDMLGRTVKVPTNVSRVVAVGPGALRILVYLNATDKVVGIEEFEKRFPYGRPYILAHPELLKLPLIGPGGPGKLPDMEALIKVHPQVIFMVFVSRQTADEVQEKTGIPVVVLSYGTLENFTDPVFFKSLLLAGKILGKEKRAEEAIKFIEEQQSYLENLTKGLKSPRVYVGGIGFKGAHGITSTFTDYAPFTVLHLDNVASNLSSKNGWVQVDKEFLLKENPDYIFIDEGGLKIILDDYKSNPDFYNSLKAVKEGHVYGVLPYNFYNTNIGIAIADAYYIGKVIYPERFKGIDSVEKANEIFTFLVGKPVYSELAKEFGGFGKIDLASGNVTYGLPTNP; from the coding sequence ATGAGGAAGGCCCTCGCGCTCCTCGTAATCCTGCTGGTTGTTTCGGTCGCTGGATGCATAGGAACGTCAACGTCGAGCTCAACCAAGCCAACCAGCTCCTCTCCAGCGGTAACGAGCTCAACCGCGAGCCCGGGCTACATCACCGTCACCGACATGCTCGGGAGGACGGTAAAGGTCCCGACAAACGTTAGCAGGGTCGTTGCCGTTGGGCCGGGAGCGTTGAGAATCCTCGTCTATCTCAACGCGACCGATAAGGTGGTTGGAATCGAGGAGTTCGAGAAGCGCTTCCCCTACGGGAGGCCCTATATCCTGGCCCACCCTGAGCTTCTCAAGCTCCCCCTCATCGGCCCAGGCGGCCCCGGAAAGCTCCCGGACATGGAGGCCCTGATTAAGGTCCACCCTCAGGTCATCTTCATGGTATTCGTGAGCAGGCAGACCGCCGACGAGGTTCAGGAGAAGACCGGAATCCCCGTCGTCGTCCTCAGCTACGGGACGCTGGAGAACTTCACAGACCCGGTCTTCTTCAAGTCGCTCCTCCTGGCCGGAAAAATCCTCGGAAAGGAGAAGAGAGCCGAGGAGGCCATAAAGTTCATCGAGGAACAGCAGAGCTACCTTGAGAACCTCACGAAGGGCCTTAAGAGTCCGAGGGTTTACGTCGGCGGAATAGGCTTCAAGGGCGCCCACGGGATAACGAGCACATTCACCGACTACGCGCCCTTCACGGTTCTCCACCTCGACAACGTTGCCTCGAACCTGAGCAGTAAAAACGGCTGGGTGCAGGTGGACAAGGAGTTTCTGCTGAAGGAGAACCCGGACTACATCTTCATCGACGAAGGTGGCTTAAAGATAATCCTCGACGACTACAAGAGCAACCCCGACTTCTACAACTCGCTCAAGGCCGTCAAAGAGGGCCACGTCTACGGAGTCCTGCCCTACAACTTCTACAACACCAACATCGGAATAGCCATAGCTGACGCCTACTACATCGGAAAGGTTATCTACCCGGAGCGCTTCAAGGGGATAGACTCCGTTGAGAAAGCCAACGAGATATTCACCTTCCTCGTTGGAAAGCCCGTTTACAGCGAGCTCGCCAAGGAATTCGGCGGGTTCGGAAAGATAGACCTCGCCAGCGGGAACGTCACCTACGGCCTGCCGACCAACCCGTGA
- a CDS encoding FecCD family ABC transporter permease, translated as MDYKAYLRRKLLIGLALFLSLLAVSLFSLSSGPYHVPVKEVLSVLFGGGTKDDRLVILGIRLPRIVAGILVGASMGVAGAVLQGYLRNPLATPFTMGVSNGAMFGASLAIILGAGYSLNSGQVFLNNPYAVVLFAFLGAISATLVILALARLRGLSPEAIVLAGVAMSSLYVALTTLVQYFANELQLSAMVYWSFGNLARATWRENAIMAVAFAFVFAYFLVKRWDLNASTLGDEIAKSVGVNIERERLIGTLLSAFITSVTVAFVGVIGFIGLIAPHSMRLIAGGDYRSLIPLSALAGALLLVSADTVARLIVSPMNLPVGVITSFLGAPTFIYLLVKMEGRR; from the coding sequence ATGGACTACAAGGCGTACCTGAGGCGAAAGCTCCTCATAGGCCTCGCCCTTTTCCTTTCCCTGTTAGCGGTCTCTCTGTTCTCCCTCTCAAGCGGACCCTATCACGTTCCGGTTAAAGAAGTCCTCTCGGTTCTCTTCGGCGGTGGAACTAAGGACGACCGTCTCGTAATCCTTGGCATAAGACTGCCAAGAATCGTCGCTGGAATCCTCGTCGGGGCCTCGATGGGCGTCGCCGGCGCGGTTCTTCAGGGCTACCTGAGAAATCCCCTTGCCACTCCATTCACTATGGGCGTCTCGAACGGGGCAATGTTTGGTGCCTCTTTGGCCATAATCCTCGGCGCCGGCTACTCGCTCAACTCGGGGCAGGTCTTCCTCAACAACCCCTACGCCGTTGTTCTCTTCGCGTTCCTTGGGGCGATAAGCGCTACCCTCGTTATTCTCGCCCTTGCGAGGCTCCGCGGTCTGAGTCCAGAGGCGATAGTTTTGGCCGGAGTCGCTATGAGCTCCCTCTACGTGGCTTTGACCACCTTAGTTCAGTACTTCGCCAACGAACTCCAGCTCTCGGCGATGGTCTACTGGAGCTTCGGAAACCTCGCGAGGGCAACGTGGCGGGAAAACGCCATAATGGCCGTCGCGTTCGCCTTCGTTTTCGCCTACTTTCTCGTCAAGCGGTGGGATTTGAACGCCTCAACGCTGGGCGATGAAATAGCCAAGAGCGTTGGGGTCAACATCGAGAGGGAGAGACTAATCGGAACCCTGCTCTCGGCCTTCATCACCTCCGTAACGGTGGCCTTCGTGGGGGTAATCGGCTTCATCGGTCTAATCGCCCCCCACTCGATGCGTCTAATTGCCGGAGGCGACTACCGCTCGCTGATTCCCCTCTCGGCGTTAGCGGGGGCACTGCTCCTCGTTTCGGCTGACACAGTCGCGAGGCTTATAGTTTCGCCCATGAACCTTCCCGTCGGCGTTATAACATCGTTCCTCGGCGCGCCGACGTTCATATACCTCCTCGTGAAGATGGAGGGCCGGCGATGA
- a CDS encoding ABC transporter ATP-binding protein, which yields MIEAKDISFSYGEREVLRGISLEVGEGEFVAILGPNGAGKSTFLRCLAGILKCDGVFVKGRPINDYPPRELSKVLAYVPQRVEPGFLTVFDTVLLGRRPYMGLTPSERDLKVVEEALKRLGIEELALKRTNEISGGELQKVSIARALAQEPEVLLMDEPTNNLDLKSQLEVMRLARELAREGKAVVTVMHDVNLALRFAKRFVFMKDGRKIADGGLEVLSEKLFEEVYGVKVEIGEVRGVPVVVPL from the coding sequence ATGATTGAGGCAAAAGACATAAGCTTCTCCTACGGCGAGCGGGAGGTCCTGAGGGGGATAAGCCTGGAAGTCGGCGAGGGTGAGTTCGTGGCAATCCTCGGCCCGAACGGAGCTGGAAAGAGCACCTTTCTCAGATGTCTCGCCGGAATCCTGAAGTGCGATGGTGTGTTCGTCAAGGGCAGACCGATTAACGACTACCCGCCGAGGGAGCTCTCGAAGGTTCTCGCCTACGTCCCGCAGAGGGTCGAGCCGGGGTTTTTGACGGTCTTCGACACCGTTCTCCTCGGCAGGAGGCCCTACATGGGGCTGACGCCGTCTGAGAGGGATTTGAAGGTCGTCGAAGAGGCATTAAAGAGGCTCGGCATTGAGGAGTTAGCCCTCAAGAGGACGAACGAGATAAGCGGGGGAGAACTTCAAAAGGTCAGCATAGCAAGGGCCCTGGCTCAGGAACCGGAAGTCCTGCTGATGGACGAGCCGACCAACAACCTCGACCTCAAGAGTCAGCTTGAGGTAATGAGGCTCGCGAGGGAATTGGCGAGGGAAGGGAAGGCGGTCGTAACGGTCATGCACGACGTGAACCTTGCCCTGCGCTTCGCGAAGAGGTTCGTCTTCATGAAGGACGGGAGAAAAATAGCGGACGGAGGCCTTGAGGTCCTGAGCGAGAAGCTTTTTGAGGAAGTCTACGGCGTTAAGGTGGAGATAGGGGAGGTAAGAGGGGTCCCCGTGGTGGTTCCCCTCTAA